The following are encoded in a window of Penaeus vannamei isolate JL-2024 chromosome 35, ASM4276789v1, whole genome shotgun sequence genomic DNA:
- the LOC138859322 gene encoding histidine-rich protein PFHRP-II-like has product MVHAAGATEAAHAAGATEAAHAAGATEAAHAAGATEAAHAAGATEAAHAAGATEMVHAANATEMVHAAGATEAAHAAGATELHASGGASEAR; this is encoded by the exons ATGgtccacgcggcaggtgccaccgaagcggcccacgcggcaggtgccaccgaagcggcccacgcggcaggtgccaccgaggcggcccacgcggcaggtgccactgaagcggcccacgcggcaggtgccaccgaagcggcccacgcggcaggtgccaccgagATGGTCCACGCGGCAAATGCCACCGAGATGgtccacgcggcag gtgccaccgaagcggcccacgcggcaggtgccaccgagCTCCACGCGAGCGGTGGTGCCTCCGAAGCCAGATAA